A stretch of DNA from Limanda limanda chromosome 16, fLimLim1.1, whole genome shotgun sequence:
TGTTATAGTGTAGTGAGTGggggacttacataattcaacctcCGCGCTCAGTATGTGTTCGCAACATTGTTTACGTAGTGCGTTCGGCGTCAGGCTCCTGCGTGGGTGATGACGTCGACCCCAGTGCATGCCGGGTGgcgtgatgacgtcaggggcccggcgcgacgggaatgtaatgacgtccgggaccccggggcatgctggggtatttaacgccatcttgtttgttttgatttggatgctaactgatgctaaataaacggagcaccACTCGTGTTCCAGACGTGTTCCAGACGTGTTCCAGACAAGACATTTTCTCCTCATGTTACATGCGGCCGCTGGTCAGCTTGTGACTAACTGTTACAATGCGGTCCTTTACACCTCCCATCAAAAATCTTTGTTGCACACTTCAGACACTACAGTTAGGTCAGATAGGCTGATAAAACAAGTATGTAAATGTTGGAAAGCAGCGACAGCAGCAGATGGTCTTTCACATTCACTCTTGAGCTGTTCAGACAGTTGTGAATGTAAGTGTTTCACTTGAGTGACAGTTATAATCTTACCGCCAGTCCTGAGGATGGGTCGATAAAGTCTGCCCAGAATCCTTCTTTTAGCAGCGCACAGCAGATCTCCTGGGCTCCATCCACAAACTGCTCAGGAGATGAACATTTGTTATCAATGTGCGATAGATGCAGATAAACAGCTAAATGATTTTTTGATCATTTTATACATCTGACATAAAGGGAAAACAATTGACCCGCTGTGCTTGACTGAATACGTCTCACTACCTGACATTCCACACAAATATTATGATGTGAAATCTACTCATTACtctaaattaaaatgattctgTACTGGAAAAATAACTCACATTTATTACCGAATCAGCCTTCCTCACTGAAAAACCCATTTCGTACTTTCCTCAGTCTTGCCCTAAACACTATAATTCAATTCTCTCTGCCCATGTTTAGATTCTTCTCCATAATCAGTCGCAATGAGTGGCGTCTGATTGGTCCCCGATTTATTCTGCAGCATGACATAGAGCAGTGACACATGGCCAGAACCATAAAGATCTGATCCCCCACTTCTGAGCAGGAGAAACAGAATGAATCCTATTAAGGAATATAATAGGAATATTATAGAAATACTGCAGTCAAGCGGTTAGTTACCATAAACATGTTCCGTCAcatttcttttacaattacaatTTAGTTACCAGAATGGAATAGTGCAAATAATTTCAGATGGACAATTTTCAGACCTATCATGAAATCAGTTTTTCTAAAATATTGTACATGGACAgcacaagtacattaaagtttTCCTAATTAATTTTAGTGACAATGCAGTGATTTACTGCACAGTGCGAGCTTGTAAAGAATATATAAGGCTGTGGGTCTGGTTGAAATCCATCAAAACAGGACGGCAGGTCTAAATTCTtcacacaaaaaagaaatatatcAATTTGTGTTTTGCACAAAATAAACAAGCAGTTTTATAATGATTCTTCTTTAACTTTATGACATCTTTCACAGAGTGTTTGACAAGGACTATATAtgcagttctgagagagagagagagagagagagagagagagagatcaatcACAGATAGTAATTCCTTCAGTAAAAGGGAACTGAATTTTTAATGTCCTCCTTTTTACTATGTGCCTTGCAtgaaggcagcagctgatggagcgattatgttttactttttaatatgAATAGGCTGTTGATTTGTCACGGTAATGAGCGCATTGCATATACTGCCTACCCAAAGTCTCcaccagtaaaaaaaaagaccctTCAGATCTCCAGAAAGCAGCTCACCTTGCTAagcatcttctctctctcctcctccacatcagcACACCATGATGTCATATCATTCTTGGTCTTCTGGGTTACTGTCACCACCATCATACCAGAGGATGGAGCCTCAGGAAACATGGACTGGAAATCTGTTCATCACATTATCAGAagaaacacaaatcacacaaagcCACTGCTTCTCATCAGCTAAATGAGCTAAACTCTGTTGTTGCTCTGGTGGTATATGCCAGTCCAAATAGAGAAGTTGGATTTTTGTGGATGATGGTTGGAGGAGTGCAGTGTCAATGCTGTACCTTTCTGTAGTAGCTCCGGACAGGACTGTATAGCACACTCCACACTGGAATTATCAAAGTACTGTTCAGCTCTACTGACACTCTGAGACGAGGCTGGGACGTCTTtgtcctaacacacacacacattacaaagaCGAGTACACAGTGAGTCTTCTCTTGcttcattattttctgacacTAGCTGTCACTGTCCTTATCACTACGTAGAGGAACACAGTGGTGatttattgtaaatgttttccTGTCAATTGTACTTTCATTTGCTGTTCAATCAGGTTCACGAGTGAGTTACATGTAACCTGTAACCCATGTTCAAATTATTACACTTACAAAGTCAACAATGACCTGGGCCAGTATGAACTCATGTCTCTCACTACTGGACAGGAATGACAGCACATCAGGGACCATCTTGTTTGCCAGAgtctctttcttctttgttaTTCCTTCCATGTGGCATTCAAAGCCTACATTACCAGGCAGCTGGAAGCGCTGGTCCTGGGGCCCAAAAGGCCCCATGCTCTCATCAGGCCACACTGTCCGCAGTCCTGAACCAGCGAGGGGACAACAGGACAAATTtatgattaaattaaataatctttGTTTTTTGCTTGAAATTCACTGACTTTATGTCTATACAGCATGATACCatgtatactatatatatatatataatatatatatatatatatatatatagtatataaacTAATCCTCTCCTTCTAATGAGTTTTGaaatataacacaaaaacatgtacGACCTACCCATATCAGATGGAGTGATGGCTACGTGTGGTTCATCAGAGCCTGAGGAACCCGCAGCAGAAAAGGCTCTGGCTCCTGCCACACGATGCACCAGCACATGAAGTCCTGGGAGGTAACTGACCAGCCTTGCTCTACGGCACAGCACCTGGACACAAGCACAACATATCATATTAATAgttgtctgtctctatctctcacacacacacacacacacacacacacacacacacacacacacacacacacacgacttaCACTGGCCATCCCGTtgtgtctctgtccacctgCAGGGTCCAGTTATATTCCTGTAGGAGCGGACGACTAACAGTCAGGAGGTTTTTCAAAGCATCGCTGAAAGTTTGTGTAGTAGTGAGATCGGATTCATCTGGAATCTGAACAGAGTCTACAGAGCCTCCAGACAGACTGAGCAAATACACGGACGTTGTGTAAGATACGTTGAATAACCACCAACCTACAGCTCACTGTGTAAAGAACATGACTTGTCTTCGTCTGACGGTCATATGTGTCACAGCAGACAGTTTGTACTACAGAGCAGGGACCTACCGGAGGGTGTGCCTCTTTCACTCGTCGTGAGACACAGCTTCAACTACAGATAAGCACCCTTCACACAACTCAGCTGTTTgtatgaaaacaattcaccttGAGTCCGAGCATGCGTGTAACGATTTCGTTTCTTTCCTGGATTCATGGAGGGCAGGTGGCAAAAGGCTTCAAAATGCATTACTGCCCCTGCTGGTGCGGAGGAAGAAGGGTCCTGAGCTACAGCCTATGGTCCCTAGCATAGATGGTCCCCATCTATGGTCCCCAGGCCATAGCCCTACATtgctacttcttcttcttcgtctgctTTCGCAGCTTGCATTCTTGTTGTTGCATTACTGCTATCTTGTGGTGTTAGTTCACTCCTAAAATGCCCAGTTTGTCTTGACATCAGTCCTGTTCTCCGAAGAAACGTCCCCAGATATCTCCAGCCTTGTCCTCTCTCCCCACACTTCAGTTTGCACTTTATACTTACTCTTGTTAGTCCTGCATTTTCATTCCTTTGAGGTATACTTTTCTTTCAATTCACAAGTAAGCGTTCTGTTTTTGGTACCTAACAGTGTCCACACAGGCCTTGTTGGATGTTTCCTTGTGATGTGGAGTGTCCCATTCAGGTTGCTGTGTCGTAGAGTCTAGTTATTGTCTGTTATTGTCTCCGGATCCCAGTGCTGCTGCCACTCTTTATTGATTTCCTTACATGCAATAACCTTTCCTtctgatttttatttctattttcttttttaattagaatcagaatcagaattatttattattatttatattgccatgtatatttgcatatattggaaattgccatggtgtggttggtgcactgtacatgaaaacaaaacaacaatatatacagcaAGACAatacagtaagaaacaataAGTTATGGCGATAAATTATGTGCTGGggggcagagtcagtgtgatgcagggggcttgcttgtgagccccactgccatggggaaaaaactgttcaggtgGCGTGAGGTTTTATGGAATGGAAGTCTCTGAAaaaggtggtgaccgggatggggaggatcagcaatgatcttttactggtcctggagtggaacaggtctaggagagtcggcaggtcacagccgatgaccttctcagctgaccGTATGATCCGCTGCActctgcccttgtccttggcagtggaggcagcaaACCAGACGGTAATTGATgcggtgaggatggactcaatgatggc
This window harbors:
- the mmadhcb gene encoding metabolism of cobalamin associated Db, producing the protein MASVLCRRARLVSYLPGLHVLVHRVAGARAFSAAGSSGSDEPHVAITPSDMGLRTVWPDESMGPFGPQDQRFQLPGNVGFECHMEGITKKKETLANKMVPDVLSFLSSSERHEFILAQVIVDFDKDVPASSQSVSRAEQYFDNSSVECAIQSCPELLQKDFQSMFPEAPSSGMMVVTVTQKTKNDMTSWCADVEEEREKMLSKFVDGAQEICCALLKEGFWADFIDPSSGLAFFGSYTNNTLFETDDRYRHLGFQIEDLGCCRMIRHTLWGTHVFVGTIFTDAPPSSFIMKTLQGS